Genomic segment of Benincasa hispida cultivar B227 chromosome 1, ASM972705v1, whole genome shotgun sequence:
GTAGCCAAAATCAAGGAGTCGCCGGAAATGGAGAAAATTGAAGAtttacaagaagaagaagagaaaatgagaagtgaagaagaagaaagactTTGAAATTCTTATGGcaaatttgtaatttcttttcttGAAAACTTGAAGAGGTccagaaatataaatttttcaaaaatggtttaaaattccaaaaataaccTTGAAAAGGGTTAAAAATGTCAATTACCCCTTCcttgaaaaacactttttttattGAGTTATTACAAACACATATTTGTCTTCGAAACTTCTACATCTATTGACTAACTATCAACTAAAAAGATTATAATTTTACGTTAATTGACATTTTTCTTTCATTGACGTCGAATATCCAAATTTCAATACTCTCCTACTTTATCatttaaaatctttttaatATTCACCCAGGGAAAATGTTTTAgttgaaatatattaaaatatatttgattaattcGAAACTTTTTGAATAGTAAAGCCTGAATTGAAAAATTAGCATCAAAATAtaaggaaataaaatataaatgcaGCCTTTTTTACATGGTCATCTTACTCTTTACGCAATTTCGTACGTGTATAATacatataatttgtattaaaataGTAGATTgactttaaattataaataaacaaaccACGTGATGCACGTGGCAAGGATAGGCagtattttagaaattattgttattatcatTACAGATCCATCCAACGTCcacatattataataattagatTAAAAGTCATTTCAGGTCTGAATTTTTGTAGAGAATAATATAGTCCTTTTAATCTTTTTGcaaaaaatttttattatattcagTGCTAGTTAGTTATCGACCCATAaataatttcattaaatcttaaccaTCCGGAATAAAACATGTTTGGTGAAGAGTCATTTGCATAAAGACAATTCAATAAATTGCTAAATATATGTTCTTTCTTAAAGTACgaactactaaaaatattttttatcctCAAATATTTGGATATTTTACAATCTAATCTCTTACTTTTTGAGGATTTTCAATTATACCAGTTTAATTAGTAAATTGTTAGCTTATGTgagtattgaaaaaaaattaaaatgaggaATTAAACCActtaaaacatgaaaaatagaaaataaaaaaaaaaaaattgctcttatataaatctcaaaagaaaaatttaaaagttcctTGTTAGACAGTATAATTCGTCACCTTAATTCCTATCAAATTAGTAAGTATTGTATTGCATTAGAttatccaaaatcaattttaacattcGCCGATAATAAGAATAAAATCGGAACTCTTGATATCGAAAGAAATGTTGAGACCttaaattttaatgaaaatgtTAACAAAAATTTAGTACCATGAAGACACGTTTTAGTCAAGTATCACGTGGGATGGGAAATTAAAGGAAGATTTGGGGAGCACTTGGTAAAAGAGTAGGAAAACAGGGACtgaaatgaaattgtttcaacAAATTCAATCGGGTTGTCTTTTAGCGCCGTGAAACCTGCCAAATAAAAGTCGCAAGAAATGGCTTGGATGGTAGTCAAATACAGAAGAAACCGTGCTGATTTGGGTCGTTTCTTCTCCAATTTCTTTCTACGTTTAATCTGTAAGAAACCCAGATTCTTCCTCAATTGTTCTGCATTTAAATCGTCTGATTCTCTAATTTAATCGACTTCTTCAGTGTGAATTGAGCTTGATTTTTGTTTGCAGTTGATTGTTGCAGAAATGGCTTCGGATCCTAAGGTTTTCGTCTTTGATGAAGTGGCTAAACACAATCACCAGCGGGATTGTTGGCTTATAATCTCTGGAAAGGTCTGATATATGTAACAATCGCTCTTATTTGTTGGGTATTTTGTAATCTCCATTTAGTAAAATTGTTTGGTTAGAACTTAATCGTATTTCCCATTGGAACAGTAGACTCATATGTGACCAGATTGAGGGATGGGAGATTAAGCTTGTTTGTTTCTTGATCTTCCTCCTACCCATCTTCACAAATTGATAATCAATGTAttcgatttaaatattattttgatccgTGTACGGTTTTGACTAATTTCAGTCTACGTACTTTTAACTTTCCTTCATGTTGGTCACTGTAGATAGGAAATTGAATGCACAGAAAAGCTATTAGCTAGCACTGTAGAGACTGATTTCCTTTATTTCTGAAACAACTAATATACATTGTACTGAAAACAGACAGGAAGTTATTTCCTCATCTTTTCTTCTACAGTGAAAACAATTGTTCAGGATTTAGATATTAAACCTATGTAGATGTGAGACACATTTCATGGAACTCATTTAACAAACACTTGTTGGCAAGACTCTGGTATTGTTAACTTTGCAATGAGTAAGCTCCAACAATCAAAGAAGAATGTTAGGGCCTTGAAGTTATTTGGAGTTTAACTACATAATATGAATGCATATTCAAAACTCTGACCTTTTAAAGGTCTATCTTTAAAAGTCTatctttaatttaaaactctGACCTTTTAATAATATTAGTGATTCTATCTTTAAAGGTCTAGGTGAACAGAAAGTAATACTTGAAGAATATATCCCAAAACTTCAATTAACGTATTCTGTATAGAACATTGAGATTTTTTTATGGATCATCGGAATACCCTGTTCAATGCTACAAGTCTTGGGGATGGAAGACACATTGCAAGCCATGGCAACATATCACTACAGAGTGTAGTGAAGTTGCAGTTTCTGAAATTGTTTGTGCTGTTGTTATATCAGTACTCATCTCCCAGATATACATATAATCAGACCTTTCCAACTTGggtgcatatatatatatatatatccttacTCCTTGATATTGTCATTGTGTTTCATTGCTTTGTCCCTGTGCATTTCCCATTGTAGGTTTATGATGTCACCCCTTTTCTGGAAGAACATCCTGGAGGTGATGAAGTCTTGTTATTAGCTACTGGTAAGTTTTGGCTCAACATTTTTTTCCCAACTTGACTACTTGTTACTGTATTTCAACATATCCAGAAAAGGTTATTGCATCAAGTTATGAATGATTGGAAAAACAATCTTGAATCTTTGCAGAAAAAGATGCAACCGATGACTTTGAAACTGTGGGTCACAGTTTATCTGCAACAGAGGAAATGGAAAAATATTATGTTGGGAATGTTGACATGTCTACGGTTCCAAAGCCAGTCGATTATCGACCAGCTGCTTCCCAATCAGCAAAGGCATCAGCAACGGCAACAATAACAACGTCGTCAGCTCAATCTTCAGGATCTTTGATAAAAGTATTGCAATATCTGATTCCCCTGTTGATTATAGGTGTTGCATTTTATCTGCAATACTATGGCAAAAAACAGTAATCGAATTTCTCAAACCATAAATGTCTTGAGTTTTGCAATAAGCCAGAGCTGTGAAGACATTCTATCACTTTCTGTTGAAGACATTCTGTGTCATCTAGGTTTATAGGTTTCTTCCTAATTTTTTAGCAGAGAATTTCAATTTGTTTCTTGTTCATTCATAATCCTGCTTTTCTGTCTTTTGTTCTACAATATTCGACTTTCTGTGCATGATTTAACACAATTGACTCATCAGATATATCAGGTTGAATGAAGATGAAATAATGGGTTGTCTGAATTGAGATTCTTTCCCACTTGCCAACCCTTGTTGAGGGAATTATACTGGTGTTTTAATGAAGTGGCTTTCAAAGTACAGAGATGAGAATGACAAGCATGGTTACTGATTCTGATAGGATTAGAGATATTGAAAATTGATCCAAGTGGAAATTATATTTTTCCCTTGGTTCAACCATtgcaagagaaaaaaaattaaaccattgATCTTTGAGGTGGTAATCCGTACCAGATTgacattttaattattttaactaatttaattaaagtgcctaaaatttttaaactatataaatttcatataatataccttttataacaataaataaataataggtaaaaatattaatataacatcattaatataataataaataataagtacAAATATTAAATCAAAGTGTCCATTTTATGACAACTCTCACCATCTTATGAGGCCTTTAGTGGATCTAGTACAAATATTAAAAGTAGCTTtctcatatttattattattattattattatttaatttggttaagaatttaactattgtaatttataaatatgcaaatcattgttataaagaaaaaagaaaataaacttaatttttaaaaacaaaaacaaaaaaaacgaaatggctACCAAATGAAGTCTAAACTTTCCAAAGAACTTTGGTAAATGTAAAAatcaaaccttcaaggctcaaaCTAACTATCTTAATTTCCACCTCTCTTCCTCCattattcattatctttccttCAATCCCCACCCTACTCCTCTCTCCCTCAGCACGACATCGATCTCCCTCGTTTCCTTCAATTGTTTTCCATCTAACTCAGCGTATGTGTTATTTTGCAACATTGTTGTGAACAAAGTACGGAGGCGAAGGAGGCATATACGCTCACTAGATCGGAAGATTATTCCACTTCAACCAAGCTCCCTTTTTTGTCGCCTATATTTGCTAAAAAGCAATAGAAAGAAAAGGCGTTAGTTAATTTTAGCTATTCATATTCTATCAATTATATACTCTGGGAATTCCTTCTTACAAGGACTTCCATTTTCTTATCATCCCACAATcagaaaaaatttataagaaaacattcaaatgaTTCATCAATATCATTAGTCAGAAAGTCcttctctaaaaaaataaaactaagaaGAGTACAGCTTGGCTAACACTGTAAACAAAGTTGGAAAATAAACTAAAAGCTTTAAttggtttagtttttgtttttctagtGACTCTTGTACAGCAAAACCAGCAATAACGAAACCGCTATGAGCACCCCATTGCCGCCAATGGATGGAAATAATGCTTTTGGGACCTTTCAGCCACTGCAGACTGTCCAACCTCCTCTTCCTTTCAGATTTTAGCCTTAAAAAATGACAGAGTACCAAGGGAGAGTGGCGTTGGTTGCGATTGAAGGGAGGGGGAGAGGTGGAAATTCGAGAGAGAGATTTTGGAGAGATaaattaagtaaaatataagggtttaattttcaaatttattagaGTTTGAGGGTTTGATTTTAACCTTCATTAAAATTTAAGGGTTTAATTTTTCTACTTGAGAGGGTTTAATTTTTCTACTTGAGAGTTGAGGAGTTTAATTATTACTAATTGAGAGTTGAGGAGTTTAATTGTTACTACCGCTATAATTCAAATGTAATTTTTGCAATTTGCCCAAAAAAAGACTTAATGTTACATATGTATGCTTTAGAGTTTAGATTCTATTTAAAAGAGATTGATCTCTTGGTTTGGGAAATATTGAGAAGTCACATAAAAAGTCATCCTTTCAAAACGAGTACAACGAATGTTATAAAATGTGAACCTCTAACTTCAAAGGAAGAAGTACATACTAATTACTAGAGCTATCTCATCATCAAGTTGGCAACATATTTTGGTTAGCAACTAAAAGGTTTAGCTGAGATGGTTgatttccacaaaattaatcaatgtaCATTCAAGTAGAATTTGTAGTTGACAGAAACCTATAGAGACGTGAACAAATGTAACTCTGGAAACTGAAGGAGTAGAGAAAGATGAACTAAAAGAAGAATAAAGTCACTAAAACAAAAGGTTAGGAATTCTAGTGGACTTCGCCTCTCATCCAAAATTTCCATCCAAAATTTCCATCTACAACATACAATCCAAGCTTCATCCGTCAGCAAACTGTTCTTGATGACATATCGATCCCTGACCGAGCGAAGGGCCAGTCGTCTGTGAGACCCCAAGAACTAGTCCCTCAATATGAATGGGAAGAAGAAGTTTCCGCCATACACATCCGGTAGAGATTACTTCTGGAGGTTGAACTATTGTTATATGACCGTTATTCCTATGCAATATTCCCATTACAGAGACAAAGCCGCCTTCCTGAACATATCTGCTAAAAATATATGGAATTAGCTACTAAAATTATGGCCAAACGTAGTCAAACAAATAGGTGTTATCACGATAAGTGGTTACCCTTCTTCAAGTCGAAGCATTCGGGCTTCAGTAGAAATGTTTCTGTCTCTCAGCCATTTTCTCAAGGAAGGAGACAGAATCTTGCGGTGTCTTGTAGTACTAACAAGCTTGCTCTCCATAATAAGAGGAACCAGTTTACTACCAGGGCCGGCCCTTACCATAGCTCTAATACCAGATTTTCTATCAGTTATGTAGAAGTCAGTGGTGAACCTCTGCCAGGTAGAAATTTGAGCACGTGATATCAAAAATCTAAAATACATACCCATGTCGAAAACAAACAGGTGCAAGCTCTCTAGATTTCCAGATGGGAATAGACACGTATTCCTACCTCATCTTAGATGTCTAAAAGGGAAAATGATATAAGGTATATCATTGATGCATCAGATTAGCAATACAAGTATAATCCATAAGATTCTTTTACTGTATTCTTTAGAACAATAAAGATTGAatttgatcgtttagaaaaaaggAAGTTACATTAAAGAAGTATAGTTTTTCAACTTTATACATTCCTTTGAATTTGATGGCTTAGAAAAAAGGAAGTTACATTAAAGAAGTATAGTTTTTCAACTTTATACATTCCTTTGAGCAGTATGATACCAAGGCTTCCGGAGAAAGAACAACAGCAAGTTACTTTGAAAATATTATGCTAATCCTCCCAAATTTGTTTCTTCATATAAGAACTCTAGACCATAAAGGTCAACGATGGAAtaagaaaactcaaaattacATTTTTGGTCTGACATAGAATCTAACTCAGCTATGCTTCAGCTTCATTAAACAGCtcaaataaatatcaaaatgaGCAGATAAGAGTATCGAGATAATGAAAACAACTGGAACCATATGaccaataaagaaaaatgaagctaAATGCCACTTCTTTCACTTCATGCAGTAGCTTCCAAACAACATAAAGTGCCTAGCCTACTGAGCTAGGGAAAGAAAAAGTATGCagaaaatttaaaagttcaggaaaaaaacaaaacctcTATTGCTTTATAGTtgcaaaataacaataaaaacaaagaaatgaaACGTTTCTTGGGAGTAGAATTTGCATACCTCACTATATACTAACCTCCAACCACAGTAAGGTTGAGTTATCTTTTGAAAAATCAGAGGCATTCCTCTACATTCATATAAAGAGGTAGATGCATAAATGCACCCAGTAGCCTTTTCATAGGATGATTCCAAGGAGACCGTCCCGCACGAAGCATACTGAATTTAAAAAAGCAGTGGAATATACTTAAGAACAAGAAAGAATCAAACCCCAAACAGGTAACATCAAGCCCATGTAGGAAGTACTTCCGACCATGGTTCATATTATATACATGGTGGAATAAGTTCAATTCTAAAGTCAATtcctttaaatttataattccaATTCATCACCTGGATGATTGGTTAGTCCTCACAAGAAACTAAggctcaaaataaaattttccccAATGAAGTAGCTAGCCGATAAATAAAATTGAGCTCGAGACGAATTCTCATGAAAATGCTTTTAAACAAAACACTTCTCCCATAAACACTATCGTGGAAGGAACACCTTCAAAGTATTCTTCAAGTATTCTAGGATTTACCAAAGGACTTTTAAATATCTTTAAAAGTGATTATAATGAGCTTAATACACTTTTCACCTTTTCAAAAATCATTCCAAACTCAAAGGTTTGAGTtcctaaaatatcaaattgtcACAAGAAAGCATTTCACAGGTAGGATAACACATTAAAAAACACAAGAAACTGCCTGCCTCGTATTATATCCAAATGCAAACTCACTTTAGGATAAGCAAACCTACTTAGGATACCAAAGCGTATTAACAATTATCAAGTCTACAAAACGTTGGCTACTCAACAAACACatcaaaaaacaaataataaaaaaaggtcCTCAACATTCACTTCAAAGCAGAAGTTAGCAGCCTCTCATAGCAATTGCTGAAAGGGGGAAACAAAGATATGCAGAAACAAATCACACCCATCAGTCGCATCAATTGAAAAGATTAAATACAACCTACTTACAAATATGATTACAAAAAAGGGAAATGGGATTAAAGAGAAGGAATACCCCTGTAATCTTAACGAGTTGACCATCGCGAGCGAGTGTGAGGTCGGagtcgggaaaggagtgaagaAATGAGTTAATGGCGGCTTTGGAGGAGAAGTTGAGGTTATTCCAGAGGGCGAAAGCAGAGAGGAAGATGGATAGAAAGAgaagagagaggaagaagaaggcgTTGTGAACTACAACAAGGACGAAAATGGAGACGGAAAATCCCAAAATGAAAAGGGGTATGAGAATGTAAAGAGCTGCAGAAGGAATGGGGCTGCAGGCGCTATAATGGTGGTGTTTTACGGTTGGAGCTGCAATGGAGAGGTCACTCATTACTCGCTCCTCCTTTCTCAGTGAAACCCACCGCTTTACTTGGTGCTAGTGCTACCATACCATACTCAAACGGCTCATTCTTTTCCTCTCtcgttttaattatttttttaaataaatatttattatttgactaAATTATCCTATTGTCCAATCCTAATGGTTTTAAGCAACATCTCAAGTTTCccccata
This window contains:
- the LOC120088207 gene encoding cytochrome b5-like → MASDPKVFVFDEVAKHNHQRDCWLIISGKVYDVTPFLEEHPGGDEVLLLATEKDATDDFETVGHSLSATEEMEKYYVGNVDMSTVPKPVDYRPAASQSAKASATATITTSSAQSSGSLIKVLQYLIPLLIIGVAFYLQYYGKKQ
- the LOC120089118 gene encoding uncharacterized membrane protein At1g16860-like, producing MSDLSIAAPTVKHHHYSACSPIPSAALYILIPLFILGFSVSIFVLVVVHNAFFFLSLLFLSIFLSAFALWNNLNFSSKAAINSFLHSFPDSDLTLARDGQLVKITGYASCGTVSLESSYEKATGCIYASTSLYECRGMPLIFQKITQPYCGWRLVYSERFTTDFYITDRKSGIRAMVRAGPGSKLVPLIMESKLVSTTRHRKILSPSLRKWLRDRNISTEARMLRLEEGYVQEGGFVSVMGILHRNNGHITIVQPPEVISTGCVWRKLLLPIHIEGLVLGVSQTTGPSLGQGSICHQEQFADG